From the Lathyrus oleraceus cultivar Zhongwan6 chromosome 4, CAAS_Psat_ZW6_1.0, whole genome shotgun sequence genome, one window contains:
- the LOC127137805 gene encoding uncharacterized mitochondrial protein AtMg00810-like has translation MTNVRTIISIDASSGWSLYQMDVKNAFLHGDLTEDIYMTPPQGLFSSSKGVCKLKRSLYGLKQAPRAWYEKFRSTILGFSFTQSQYDSSLFIHSTSAGIVLLLLYVDDMVITGSDHASIQRLKQQLQASFHMKDLGNLHYFLGLEVHYTSKGIFLHHHKYATDLIFMAGLESANPVDTPLEVNVKYHRDDGDLLPDPLLYRQLVGSLNYLTITRPDISFVVQQVSQFMHSPRHFHLAAVRRIIRYLKGTSHRGLLFSVGISLQLSAYSDVDWAGCPDTRRSVTGWCVFLGSSLISWKSKKQARVSKSSTESEYRAMSAACSEILWLRGLLAELGFPQTEPTLLYADNTSAIQIVANPVFHERTKHIEVDCHSIRDAYDD, from the coding sequence ATGACAAATGTTCGCACGATCATCTCTATAGATGCTTCTAGTGGGTGGTCTCTttatcaaatggatgtgaagaatGCTTTTCTTCATGGTGACCTGACAGAAGATATTTATATGACTCCACCTCAAGGCTTATTCTCTTCATCTAAAGGCGTGTGCAAACTCAAACGCTCCTTATATGGTTTGAAACAGGCACCTAGAGCATGGTACGAGAAATTCCGTTCCACTATACTTGGATTCTCCTTTACTCAGAGTCAGTATGATTCCTCTTTATTTATTCATAGTACATCTGCGGGTATTGTTCTGCTTCttttgtatgttgatgatatggttATTACTGGTTCTGATCATGCTTCCATTCAGCGACTTAAGCAACAGTTACAAGCCTCATTTCACATGAAAGATTTGGGTAATCTACATTATTTTCTTGGTCTTGAGGTTCATTATACATCCAAGGGCATCTTTCTCCATCATCACAAATATGCTACAGATCTGATTTTTATGGCTGGTCTCGAATCGGCTAATCCGGTAGATACTCCTCTTGAGGTTAATGTTAAATATCATCGTGATGATGGTGATCTTTTGCCTGATCCCTTATTGTATCGCCAACTTGTGGGTAGCCTCAACTACTTGACTATTACTCGCCCTGACATATCTTTTGTTGTTCAACAAGTCAGTCAATTCATGCATTCTCCTCGCCATTTTCACCTAGCTGCGGTTCGTCGTATAATTCGCTACTTAAAAGGAACCTCTCACCGCGGATTATTATTTTCCGTTGGAATTTCTCTTCAGTTGAGTGCTTATAGTGATGTTGATTGGGCAGGGTGTCCTGATACTCGTCGATCTGTTACTGGTTGGTGCGTGTTTCTTGGTTCTTCATTGATCTCTTGGAAAAGTAAGAAGCAAGCAAGAGTTTCTAAATCTTCCACTGAATCAGAGTATCGTGCCATGTCTGCTGCTTGTTCAGAAATACTTTGGCTTCGTGGTCTTTTGGCTGAACTTGGATTTCCCCAAACAGAGCCAACTTTACTTTATGctgacaatacaagtgccattcAAATTGTTGCAAATCCTGTTTTTCATGAacgcaccaaacatatcgaagTTGATTGTCATTCAATACGTGACGCCTACGATGATTGA